DNA from Algisphaera agarilytica:
ACGAGGTTGATCTCGTCGCCGCCGCGGGGGCCGTGCTCGATGTCGTAGAGCAGGCCGGTCACGGGGTGCTTGGCCAGGCCCTGGGGGTTGCGGTGTCCGTAGGACCAGACCGAGGGCATGGCGTTCGAGTCGCTGAGGAACGGGTTGTCCTCGGGGATCGAGCCGTCGGTGTGGATGCGGTGGACCTTGCCGTTGGGGCGGTCGAGCTCTTGGGAGCGGGGCATCTGGCCGCGGTCGCCGATGGTGAAGAACAGCGTGTTGTCGTCGTCGAAGACGAACCGGCTGCCGTAGTGCACCCGCCCGGGGCTGGCGTGCTCGGCCGGGGTTTCGAAGAGTGTTTCCTGGTTGGTCCACACCCAACGCGACCCGCGTTTCTCGAGCTTGCCCCGCACCACGGCGGTCATGCCCGCGGGCTTGTCGCCCGAGTCGTCGGTGATCTCGGAGTAGGACAGGTAGATCCAGCCGTTGCCGGGGTGGCCGGGCGTGTCGTAGTTCGGGTCAACGGCGATGTCGAGCAGGCCGCCCTGGCCGTGGTTCCAGACCTTGGGGGTGCCGACCACGGGTTGTTTGACCAGCTTGTCGTCGATGATCAGGCGGAGCTCGCCGTTGCGTTCGCTGACGAGCATGGTGCCGTCGGGCAGGAACTCGATCGACCACGGGCGGACCAGGCCTTCTGCGACCGTCTCGACTTTGTAGCTGTGATGTTGGGTGGCGAAGACGCCTTGGCCGTCGGGCTTGCTGTCGCCCAGGGCTTCACGGCGTTTTTCGTCGCGGGCTTCGCGGAGGTAGACGACCAGCGCCCACGACTGGGCCTCGGTGAGTCCGCCCTCGAAGGCGGGCATGCCCGCGTCTTCGATGCCTTTGTAGATGGCGTTGAACAGTTCGCGGTCGCTGCCGTCGGTGACCCAATCATCGTTGAGCATGGACGAAGCGCTGCCCCCGGCGTAGTTCTCGCCGTGGCAAGCGATGCAGTTGTTCTTGAACAGTTCTTCCACGTTTTGCGCCGGGGCGGAGCCCAGGGTCACGGTGGAGAGCAGTGCAGTGGAGAGGAGAGAGAGTCGCCGCGGTGAGAAAGAAGGGGGGGTAAGCATGGTGGAAGATCGTAGCCTGTGGATGGACGGATCGACAGGGTGAACTTCCAAAATTAACGGGCGGGATCTAGGGGGCCAACCTCTATATGGATTTTGCCGCTTGCGGCTTAGCGTTCCGATTCGTCGGTCGTGCGCTAAGCCGCAAGCGGCAAAAGTATGAGAGGGTCAGGTTGAGGGTTGCTCAGAGCGCCGAGGCGAGGTGGATGGAGGGTTGAGCTTGTTTGACGTCGTCCATGGTGTCGCCGACGAGGTAGAAGACCATGTCGCCTTCACGCCAGACCATCATGGGCTGCTCGGTGTGGTCCGTCGGCGGGATGTAGGGCACGCCGGGGTCGAGGGTGGGCTTGCCGTCGTAGGCCTTGATCCACAGCGAGAGCATTTGGCCCTTGTCGTTTTCGTACATGACGTGGACCGACTTGTCGCCGGGGAGCGGGCAGAAGCCCGCGAGCTTGTACTCGTAGCCCAGGGTCGAGAGATCGAGGGCGGCGCCGTCGAGTTCCTGGCCGACGTGCTGCACGAGCGAGTCGTCGAGTTGGCCGATTTCAGCGGGGAAGAGCTGGCCGTCGTAGGGGGCGGACTGACCGATCGAGCATTTCACGTGACGCTCGCCGAAAGTCTGCGCGAGGCTGGCGGTGAGGATGCCATCGGAGTGGTAGCCCCGGTTGGAGTTCATCACGCTCAGGGCGACCAGCGCCCCGATGAACAGCGTGGCGGCGACCGCGATCGGGGCGAGCCATTGGCCGATGCGGCCGATCACGGGGCTGTCGTGTTCCTGTACCGACGCGCTTGTCGGAGCGGGCTGTTCCTGGGTGTGTTCGTTGGCGATCGAGCAGATCTTGTCACGCAGTGCATCCGGGCACCGCATGTCCTGCGAATCCATGATGCGTCCGCACGCCTGCTTGAGCTGTTGCTGATGCAGGACCCGCTTGGTGTTCGCCGGGTCGGCGGCCATCTGCTCCAGGGCGCGGAGGCTCTGTTCTTCGTTCAGCTCGCCGTCGGCGTAGCCAGAGAAGAGTTCGTGCGCTTCTTGGGGGGTCATGCCGTTGCTCATGATTCGTTTGCTCGTGCTTCTTTCTGCCCGTTGGTGTGTTTGGGGTGTTTGCCACCCGTTGTTGGTTCGTTGTTCGATGCGGCGGGTTTCAGTTCACCGCGATGCCTTGTTCCTCGGCCAGCCCCGCGAGCTTCTCGCTGAGGATGCCGCGGGCCCGGTACAGCCGGCTCATCACCGTGCCCAGAGGCACGTCCAGGACTTCGCCGACTTCCCGATACTTCAGGCCTTCCACCGCCCAGAGCAGCAGCACCTCGCGGTACTGGTCGGGCAGTTCATCGATCGCCTGCTTCAGCCGATCATCGACCTGTTGCCAGTCCATGTGCTCCAGGTCCCACGCCGGGGGCGGAGCGTCCACTTCGCTGGGGGTGCTTTCATGGATGTACTCATCGGGGATCGTGGGCTCCCGCTTTTTCTTCTGGTACCTGGTGTAGAACGTGTTGTGCA
Protein-coding regions in this window:
- a CDS encoding PQQ-dependent sugar dehydrogenase, whose protein sequence is MLTPPSFSPRRLSLLSTALLSTVTLGSAPAQNVEELFKNNCIACHGENYAGGSASSMLNDDWVTDGSDRELFNAIYKGIEDAGMPAFEGGLTEAQSWALVVYLREARDEKRREALGDSKPDGQGVFATQHHSYKVETVAEGLVRPWSIEFLPDGTMLVSERNGELRLIIDDKLVKQPVVGTPKVWNHGQGGLLDIAVDPNYDTPGHPGNGWIYLSYSEITDDSGDKPAGMTAVVRGKLEKRGSRWVWTNQETLFETPAEHASPGRVHYGSRFVFDDDNTLFFTIGDRGQMPRSQELDRPNGKVHRIHTDGSIPEDNPFLSDSNAMPSVWSYGHRNPQGLAKHPVTGLLYDIEHGPRGGDEINLVEPGNNYGWPVVSYSMNYNRTPFGKNPPFHEDKGFVEPVYYWLPSIAQCGSSFYVGDGFPNWQNDLFVAALAKEEIRRVRLSEDGKTVIEDEPIYRGQGRIRDVMPGPDGALYVAVENRGDPGFIRRLVPVD
- a CDS encoding anti-sigma factor family protein; translated protein: MSNGMTPQEAHELFSGYADGELNEEQSLRALEQMAADPANTKRVLHQQQLKQACGRIMDSQDMRCPDALRDKICSIANEHTQEQPAPTSASVQEHDSPVIGRIGQWLAPIAVAATLFIGALVALSVMNSNRGYHSDGILTASLAQTFGERHVKCSIGQSAPYDGQLFPAEIGQLDDSLVQHVGQELDGAALDLSTLGYEYKLAGFCPLPGDKSVHVMYENDKGQMLSLWIKAYDGKPTLDPGVPYIPPTDHTEQPMMVWREGDMVFYLVGDTMDDVKQAQPSIHLASAL
- a CDS encoding sigma-70 family RNA polymerase sigma factor, giving the protein MWHVDSEAFRELALAEMDAVYRMAMHLSRHPDEASDLMQETYLKAFKAEGRFQLGEKGVRPWLFKILHNTFYTRYQKKKREPTIPDEYIHESTPSEVDAPPPAWDLEHMDWQQVDDRLKQAIDELPDQYREVLLLWAVEGLKYREVGEVLDVPLGTVMSRLYRARGILSEKLAGLAEEQGIAVN